The following proteins come from a genomic window of Achromobacter deleyi:
- a CDS encoding L-serine ammonia-lyase, producing the protein MAVSVFDLFKIGIGPSSSHTVGPMRAALLFAQGLERDGLMPRVANVRAELYGSLGATGKGHGTDKGVLLGLMGEAPDTVDPAAIAGMIASVRASRQLPLLGRYPVPFVEKEHMMFYRREAMAEHPNGMKFHAFDAEGQSLREARYLSVGGGFVVTAGASNSQVIAAHDQLPYPFRTGRELLTMCRESGLSVAQLMMKNELTWRDAGEIAGGLDRIWQVMQDCVSRGCGINYPEADGELPGPLRVRRRAPELYRNLTQRAERTLSDPLSVMDWVNLYAMAVNEENAAGGRVVTAPTNGAAGIIPAVLHYYDRFVPGSNREGVRDFLLTAAAVGLLYKYNASLSGAEVGCQGEVGVACSMAAGGLAAALGGSVEQVENAAEIGMEHNLGLTCDPVGGLVQIPCIERNAMASIKAVNAARMALRGDGQHYVSLDSVIKTMRETGADMKTKYKETARGGLAVNIVEC; encoded by the coding sequence GTGGCCGTTTCCGTCTTCGATCTGTTCAAAATAGGCATAGGTCCGTCGAGTTCCCATACCGTCGGCCCCATGCGGGCCGCTTTGTTGTTTGCGCAGGGCCTGGAGCGCGACGGCCTGATGCCGCGGGTGGCCAACGTGCGCGCCGAGCTCTATGGCTCGCTGGGCGCCACCGGCAAGGGCCACGGCACCGACAAGGGCGTGCTGCTGGGCCTGATGGGCGAGGCGCCCGATACGGTCGACCCCGCCGCCATCGCCGGCATGATCGCGTCGGTGCGGGCCAGCCGCCAACTGCCGCTGCTGGGCCGCTATCCGGTGCCGTTCGTGGAAAAGGAACACATGATGTTCTACCGCCGCGAAGCCATGGCCGAACACCCCAACGGCATGAAATTCCACGCCTTCGACGCCGAGGGGCAGTCGCTGCGCGAGGCCCGCTACCTGTCGGTGGGCGGCGGCTTCGTGGTGACCGCGGGCGCGTCCAACAGCCAGGTCATCGCCGCGCATGACCAGCTGCCGTATCCGTTCCGCACCGGCCGCGAGCTGCTGACCATGTGCCGCGAAAGCGGGCTGAGCGTGGCCCAGCTGATGATGAAGAACGAGCTGACCTGGCGCGATGCCGGCGAGATCGCGGGCGGGCTGGACCGCATCTGGCAGGTGATGCAGGACTGCGTCTCGCGCGGCTGCGGCATCAACTACCCGGAAGCCGACGGCGAACTGCCCGGTCCGCTGCGGGTGCGCCGCCGCGCCCCCGAGCTGTACCGCAACCTGACCCAGCGCGCCGAGCGCACGCTGTCCGATCCGCTGTCGGTGATGGACTGGGTCAACCTGTACGCCATGGCCGTCAACGAGGAAAACGCCGCCGGCGGCCGCGTGGTGACGGCGCCCACCAACGGCGCGGCGGGCATCATCCCGGCGGTGCTGCATTATTACGACCGCTTCGTCCCCGGTTCCAACCGCGAGGGCGTGCGCGACTTCCTGCTGACCGCGGCGGCCGTGGGCCTGCTGTACAAGTACAACGCCTCGCTGTCGGGCGCCGAGGTCGGCTGCCAGGGCGAAGTCGGCGTGGCCTGTTCGATGGCGGCGGGCGGCCTGGCCGCGGCGCTGGGCGGCTCGGTCGAGCAGGTCGAGAACGCGGCCGAGATCGGCATGGAGCACAACCTGGGCCTGACCTGCGACCCGGTCGGCGGGCTGGTGCAGATTCCCTGTATCGAACGCAACGCCATGGCCTCGATCAAGGCCGTCAACGCCGCCCGCATGGCGCTGCGCGGCGACGGCCAGCACTATGTGTCGCTGGATTCGGTCATCAAGACCATGCGCGAGACCGGCGCCGACATGAAGACCAAGTACAAGGAAACGGCGCGTGGCGGCCTGGCGGTGAACATCGTCGAGTGCTGA